From a region of the Nitrospira sp. genome:
- a CDS encoding glutamate synthase subunit beta, translating into MGDPKGFMKYAREGPKRKPVELRVLDWKEMYEPIAEEKLKTQGARCMDCGVPFCQGNTGCPVVNLIPEWNDLVYRGRWKDALKALHTTNNFPEFTGRLCPAPCEGACVLGINEDPVSIRIIEWNIVDRGFNDGLVTPILPVVKTGKTVAIVGSGPAGLAAAQQLVRAGHDVTLFEKADRIGGLLRYGIPDFKMEKWVIDRRLEQMKVEGVKFQTGVAVGKDITGEQLRKQFDAVGLTLGAEQARELPIPGRELKGVHLAMEYLTQQNKRTAGIPLSDEPITAKGKRVVIIGGGDTGSDCLGTTHRQGCVEAHQFELLSEPPPQRAESTPWPLWPMQLRTSHAHEEGCDRQWSVSTTKFTGHNGHVTKLHGHRVQFSNGKFTPVPNTEFEMNADLVLLAMGFTGPIKNGLLDDLGVKYDARGAVTVDGNFMTNLDGVFAGGDTKRGASLIVWAIAEGRKMAAGIDQYLHAGKSAKVSVK; encoded by the coding sequence ATGGGTGACCCAAAAGGCTTCATGAAATATGCCCGTGAGGGCCCGAAGCGAAAGCCGGTCGAGTTGCGTGTGCTCGATTGGAAGGAAATGTACGAGCCGATCGCCGAAGAGAAGCTGAAGACTCAAGGCGCGCGCTGTATGGATTGCGGTGTGCCGTTTTGCCAGGGTAACACCGGCTGTCCCGTGGTCAATCTGATCCCGGAGTGGAACGATCTCGTCTATCGCGGCCGCTGGAAAGACGCGCTCAAGGCCCTGCATACGACGAATAACTTTCCAGAGTTTACCGGCCGTCTCTGTCCCGCGCCCTGCGAAGGGGCTTGTGTGTTGGGTATCAACGAAGATCCGGTTTCCATTCGCATCATCGAATGGAACATCGTCGATCGCGGCTTCAACGATGGACTTGTCACTCCGATATTGCCGGTCGTCAAAACCGGGAAAACGGTGGCGATCGTCGGCTCCGGTCCGGCGGGGCTCGCTGCCGCGCAGCAACTGGTTCGGGCCGGCCATGACGTGACCCTTTTCGAGAAAGCCGATCGGATCGGCGGTCTGCTTCGCTACGGCATTCCCGACTTCAAAATGGAAAAGTGGGTTATCGACAGGCGATTGGAGCAGATGAAGGTCGAGGGAGTGAAGTTTCAAACCGGCGTCGCGGTCGGAAAGGACATCACCGGCGAGCAGTTGCGCAAACAGTTCGACGCCGTGGGTTTGACGCTCGGCGCCGAACAGGCCCGCGAGCTGCCGATTCCGGGAAGAGAACTCAAGGGCGTGCATCTCGCGATGGAATACCTCACCCAGCAAAACAAGCGCACGGCAGGCATTCCTCTCAGCGATGAGCCGATCACCGCGAAAGGCAAACGAGTGGTCATCATCGGCGGGGGTGATACGGGATCCGACTGTCTCGGGACCACGCATCGCCAAGGCTGCGTCGAAGCGCATCAATTTGAGTTGCTATCGGAGCCCCCGCCGCAGCGTGCCGAGTCAACCCCTTGGCCGCTCTGGCCGATGCAACTGCGCACGTCGCATGCTCATGAAGAAGGCTGTGATCGGCAATGGAGCGTGTCCACGACGAAGTTTACCGGCCACAATGGCCATGTCACCAAGCTGCACGGGCATCGCGTGCAGTTCAGCAACGGCAAGTTCACGCCTGTTCCCAACACCGAGTTCGAGATGAACGCCGATCTGGTGCTGCTGGCCATGGGGTTCACCGGTCCGATCAAGAACGGCCTGCTCGATGACCTGGGTGTGAAGTATGACGCGCGTGGGGCTGTGACGGTCGACGGGAACTTCATGACCAACCTTGACGGCGTCTTCGCCGGCGGCGACACGAAACGCGGCGCCTCACTCATCGTCTGGGCCATCGCCGAAGGGCGAAAAATGGCGGCGGGTATCGATCAGTATCTGCATGCCGGAAAATCCGCGAAGGTGTCTGTGAAATGA
- a CDS encoding nucleotidyltransferase, whose amino-acid sequence MSVFEPIFQILNAAEVRYVVVGGLATVMHGYARATADVDLAVDLAPGEATKMIQALVARGFRPQVPVAPEQFADSTVREVWHREKHMRAFSLVDPANPMRVVDLLLKPEVPFEELLARSQEVMLNKIKIRIASLDDLILLKRRAGRPQDLADVVQLEAIQQQKGSR is encoded by the coding sequence GTGTCGGTCTTCGAACCCATATTCCAAATACTCAATGCGGCAGAAGTTCGTTATGTCGTAGTCGGCGGCCTTGCGACCGTCATGCACGGATATGCCCGAGCAACAGCCGATGTGGATTTGGCCGTAGATCTAGCGCCAGGAGAAGCTACGAAGATGATTCAAGCGCTAGTGGCGAGAGGATTTCGCCCGCAGGTGCCGGTAGCTCCTGAGCAATTTGCGGATTCTACAGTTCGAGAAGTATGGCATCGAGAGAAACATATGCGAGCTTTTTCACTTGTTGATCCAGCAAATCCGATGCGAGTGGTAGACTTGTTGCTCAAGCCGGAGGTGCCATTCGAAGAGCTCTTGGCCCGTTCTCAAGAAGTCATGTTGAATAAGATAAAGATCAGAATTGCTTCGCTCGATGATCTAATCCTTTTAAAACGACGGGCCGGAAGACCGCAGGATCTGGCGGACGTTGTGCAGCTGGAAGCTATCCAACAGCAAAAGGGAAGCCGTTAA
- a CDS encoding PilZ domain-containing protein, with product MRLRSSPRMHVRYPASVQTDDGAGEGILFNLSLTGCRMQSSVALTPGSYLALHIETPDAESPLAVEVSIVRWTKDNQVGIEFLRYAQGDRQRVLDLIEGREASVTSDHTEHEEVPLSTVAA from the coding sequence ATGCGGCTACGGAGTAGCCCGAGAATGCATGTGCGGTATCCCGCCAGCGTCCAGACCGACGACGGCGCAGGTGAGGGAATTCTGTTCAATCTCTCACTAACGGGATGCAGGATGCAAAGCAGTGTCGCCCTGACTCCGGGGAGCTACCTCGCGCTGCACATCGAAACCCCAGACGCGGAATCTCCTCTGGCCGTCGAAGTCTCAATCGTTCGTTGGACCAAAGACAATCAGGTCGGCATCGAGTTCCTTCGCTACGCCCAAGGCGACCGTCAGCGAGTCTTGGATCTGATCGAAGGTCGTGAAGCTTCTGTCACCTCCGATCACACTGAGCATGAAGAAGTGCCCCTCAGTACCGTCGCCGCGTAA
- a CDS encoding type II toxin-antitoxin system VapB family antitoxin: MRTNIVIDNSLMRQAMKATGLSTKKAVVEEGLRLLIKVKGQEGIRRLRGKIIWEGDLDTMREGRIKVAS, from the coding sequence ATGCGTACCAATATCGTGATCGACAATAGTCTTATGCGACAGGCGATGAAGGCGACGGGTCTTTCAACCAAGAAGGCCGTCGTAGAAGAAGGCCTCCGATTACTGATCAAGGTAAAGGGGCAGGAAGGCATTCGCCGCCTACGTGGAAAGATCATATGGGAGGGTGATCTCGATACGATGCGCGAAGGCCGGATCAAGGTAGCTTCATGA
- a CDS encoding PIN domain nuclease, whose protein sequence is MIIVDTTVWVDYIRGTTTPHTVWLESHLISERLGLTDLILCEVLQGVTNDDQFKAVRGELLRLAVFETGTVELAIQAAANYRKLRASGRTVRRTIDCLIATFCLIEGHTLLHNDRDFDPFEDGLGLKVVHPEKGNGN, encoded by the coding sequence ATGATCATAGTCGATACGACGGTCTGGGTCGATTACATCCGGGGTACGACGACACCTCACACCGTATGGCTCGAATCCCACTTGATCAGCGAACGACTAGGGCTTACCGATCTGATTCTTTGTGAGGTGTTGCAAGGAGTAACCAACGATGACCAATTCAAGGCAGTGCGGGGAGAACTTCTGAGGCTCGCCGTCTTTGAAACAGGAACTGTTGAATTAGCCATTCAAGCGGCTGCGAACTATCGGAAGCTTCGCGCCTCCGGTAGAACCGTTCGAAGGACAATCGATTGTCTTATCGCTACCTTTTGCCTGATTGAGGGCCACACATTACTTCACAATGATCGCGACTTTGACCCATTCGAAGATGGGCTTGGATTGAAAGTTGTGCATCCAGAGAAAGGGAACGGCAATTGA
- a CDS encoding TIM44-like domain-containing protein — translation MVKSSHLIAICLIASLVGMPTFSFAKARGSGGGFSGASRGGTSPMGMGSRGSRTYQDNGAKPIEQSTTPKPSTAPPPHAANSPTGQSAPATSPSWWQRNPLLAGIAGGLAGTWIGHMLFGATESIAQTTDAEPASSSNSFGLLLLLMMVGAGVLYYFKKVRRTPAPVFTGLSGNSAMRGSLIDISSNATTHRPTTDALTVTTEDKAVFQQLLTDIQSAWSAQDVAALRRSLTPEMLSYFSTALAEDNSRGVHNHVEGVELLKGDVREAWSEDTTDYATVDLCWNARDYTVSTTIPRGEPGYLVEGNEETSSESREVWTFMRVRDGRWLLSAIQQ, via the coding sequence ATGGTGAAAAGCTCACACCTCATTGCGATCTGTCTTATCGCCTCGCTCGTCGGCATGCCGACTTTCTCGTTCGCGAAGGCGCGGGGATCGGGCGGAGGTTTTTCGGGCGCCTCTCGCGGCGGAACCTCGCCAATGGGGATGGGCAGCCGTGGATCCCGCACCTATCAAGACAATGGCGCCAAGCCCATTGAACAATCCACCACTCCCAAGCCGTCAACCGCTCCACCGCCTCACGCAGCAAACAGCCCAACCGGTCAGTCCGCCCCGGCCACTTCTCCTTCATGGTGGCAACGCAATCCGCTGCTCGCTGGAATCGCCGGTGGGTTAGCCGGAACCTGGATCGGTCATATGCTCTTTGGCGCGACGGAGAGCATCGCCCAGACCACGGATGCGGAGCCAGCATCATCATCTAACTCCTTCGGACTGCTCTTGCTGCTGATGATGGTCGGAGCCGGTGTGCTCTATTATTTCAAAAAAGTCCGCCGCACACCCGCGCCGGTGTTCACCGGACTCTCAGGCAACTCGGCCATGAGGGGAAGTCTCATCGACATTTCATCCAACGCCACCACCCATAGGCCGACAACCGATGCCCTCACTGTGACCACCGAGGATAAGGCAGTCTTTCAGCAACTGCTGACCGACATTCAATCCGCCTGGAGTGCGCAAGATGTGGCGGCATTGCGACGTTCTTTGACGCCGGAAATGCTCAGCTATTTCAGCACTGCCTTGGCCGAAGACAACAGTCGAGGAGTGCACAATCACGTCGAAGGAGTAGAGCTGCTCAAGGGAGACGTGCGTGAAGCCTGGTCCGAAGACACCACGGACTACGCGACCGTGGATCTATGCTGGAACGCCCGCGACTATACCGTCTCCACGACGATCCCACGCGGAGAACCAGGCTATCTGGTTGAGGGCAATGAGGAAACGTCGAGTGAATCTCGCGAAGTCTGGACCTTCATGCGCGTGCGGGATGGACGGTGGCTCCTGTCGGCTATTCAGCAATAA
- a CDS encoding YbaK/EbsC family protein yields MPIPYSLKTHLDREHVHYDVLPHSQTFRALAVAQTLRVPEQEMAKVVIVKVKERFVTTVLPATWKVDVPCLRKMFGTHRVRLATEEEITQLFPDCEVGAMPPLGTLYGLPVYVDRSLTHDEEIVFEGGTHSEAIRMRYWDFAALVFPTVAEFHRAPMATC; encoded by the coding sequence ATGCCCATTCCATACTCGCTGAAGACGCATCTCGATCGTGAACACGTTCATTATGATGTGTTGCCGCACTCACAGACGTTCCGGGCTCTTGCCGTCGCACAGACGCTCCGTGTACCGGAACAGGAGATGGCCAAGGTAGTCATCGTGAAGGTAAAAGAGCGGTTCGTCACAACGGTGCTGCCGGCCACCTGGAAGGTGGATGTGCCGTGCCTGCGGAAGATGTTCGGGACCCACCGCGTCCGTCTCGCGACCGAAGAAGAAATCACCCAGCTCTTCCCGGATTGTGAAGTTGGCGCGATGCCCCCTCTCGGAACTCTGTATGGCCTTCCGGTCTATGTCGATCGGTCCCTCACACATGACGAGGAAATCGTCTTTGAAGGGGGCACTCACTCAGAGGCAATCCGCATGCGATACTGGGATTTTGCCGCGCTGGTGTTTCCCACCGTGGCGGAATTTCACCGCGCGCCTATGGCGACGTGTTGA
- the sthA gene encoding Si-specific NAD(P)(+) transhydrogenase, translating into MKSYDMLVVGSGPAGQKAAVQAAKLSKRVALIEKSSQLGGTSLNTGTLPSKTLKDTIEYIHGLVRRGLPQLGAELTRRLTLPDLMARKDQVIETEIAVITDQLQRNGIEIIQGTAGFVDPHTLSVARSDRQIDYVHAPVIVLATGSRPRRPSEIPFDDVTIFDSDTFLRTTKHPASIIVVGGGVIGTEYASMLAAFGIEVTLIDRRTQMLRFLDLEIASALDTQMQHNGVAIRLGQEHLDIAVNEAGRPTVQLHPGETVTADMLLYTMGRVGNTEALNLAAIGLVTDRQGQLQVNAHYQTTIPHIYAAGDVIGFPALAATAMEQGRLAACHALQVSDEHEIKVIPYGIYSIPEVSMVGKTEEELTASGVPHASGRAFFREMARGHISGELHGLLKVIFHRDTHKLLGVHIIGQGATELIHIGQSVLTYEGTVEYFVRNVFNYPTMAECYRTAALDGLNRLHHHPQPR; encoded by the coding sequence ATGAAATCGTATGACATGCTGGTGGTCGGAAGCGGACCAGCCGGCCAAAAGGCGGCAGTCCAAGCAGCGAAGCTGTCGAAGCGCGTTGCCCTGATCGAGAAATCCTCGCAACTGGGCGGAACGTCTCTCAATACAGGCACCTTACCGAGCAAGACGCTCAAAGACACGATCGAATACATTCATGGATTGGTTCGGCGAGGATTACCCCAGCTGGGCGCGGAACTGACCAGACGGCTGACGCTCCCCGACCTCATGGCGCGCAAAGATCAGGTCATCGAGACCGAAATCGCCGTGATCACCGATCAATTGCAGCGTAACGGCATCGAGATCATCCAGGGCACCGCCGGCTTTGTCGATCCGCATACGTTGAGCGTGGCACGATCGGATCGGCAGATCGATTATGTCCATGCCCCGGTCATCGTCCTGGCCACCGGATCGCGGCCGCGACGCCCCTCCGAGATTCCCTTCGACGACGTGACGATCTTCGACTCCGACACGTTTCTGCGCACGACAAAGCATCCGGCGAGCATCATCGTCGTCGGAGGTGGTGTCATCGGAACTGAATATGCGTCGATGCTGGCCGCCTTCGGCATCGAGGTCACTCTCATCGATCGAAGAACGCAGATGTTGCGGTTCCTCGACCTGGAAATCGCGAGCGCGCTCGACACTCAGATGCAACACAACGGCGTCGCTATCCGGCTCGGACAAGAACACCTGGACATCGCCGTCAACGAAGCCGGGCGCCCCACGGTTCAACTCCACCCCGGTGAAACGGTGACGGCTGACATGCTGCTGTACACCATGGGGCGGGTCGGCAATACGGAAGCCTTGAACCTCGCCGCGATCGGCCTCGTCACCGACCGGCAAGGACAACTCCAAGTCAATGCCCATTACCAGACCACGATTCCCCATATATACGCAGCCGGCGATGTCATCGGCTTTCCAGCCCTTGCCGCGACGGCGATGGAGCAAGGCCGCCTCGCCGCCTGCCACGCCCTTCAAGTATCCGACGAGCATGAAATAAAAGTGATTCCATACGGCATTTATAGTATTCCCGAGGTTTCGATGGTCGGAAAGACGGAGGAGGAACTCACCGCCTCAGGCGTCCCGCACGCCTCAGGAAGAGCCTTTTTTCGAGAAATGGCGCGGGGCCACATCAGCGGTGAACTCCACGGTCTCTTGAAAGTGATCTTTCACCGCGACACACATAAACTGCTGGGCGTTCATATCATCGGCCAGGGAGCCACTGAATTGATTCATATCGGACAATCGGTCCTGACCTATGAAGGCACGGTTGAGTATTTCGTGCGCAATGTCTTCAACTATCCCACGATGGCCGAGTGCTACCGCACCGCGGCCCTCGACGGTCTGAATCGGCTACACCATCATCCTCAGCCAAGATAA
- a CDS encoding helix-turn-helix domain-containing protein, producing the protein MLLDAVTCYRALLARDARFDGRFFIAVSSTHIYCRPICPVKPPRLENCRFYLSAAAAEVDGYRPCLRCRPELAPGNASVDATTRVAQAAASLIEDRALDSDGLVGIASSLGITDRHLRRVFSAEFGVSPVEFAQTQRLLLAKRLLADTGLPVTEVAFASGFGSLRRFNALFRQRYRLQPGQLRRRVNGRAMPVTDALSFELSYRPPYDWPAMTAFLGARAIDGAEMLDGPRYRRTVRVTSEGKDHVGWIEIGPSPKKPALHVAVSSSLARVLPPLLARIKTLMDLSCNPTEVAGVLGKLAQRPGIRVPGAFDGFEIAVRAIIGQQVTVAAARTIVGRFADAFGDPLETPFEALTVVFPSAARVADVAVGLIARLGMPAARARTVITLARAVADGGLVLTPHADLDETLEHLRALPGVGEWTAQYIAMRALAWPDAFPHTDLGVMKALKEKDVRRVLEAGEAWRPWRAYAVMQLWHSLTKE; encoded by the coding sequence ATGCTGCTCGATGCTGTCACCTGTTACCGCGCGCTGCTGGCGCGTGATGCGCGCTTCGACGGACGCTTTTTCATCGCTGTCTCATCCACGCATATCTATTGCCGGCCGATCTGTCCGGTCAAGCCGCCCAGGCTCGAGAACTGCCGATTCTACCTGAGTGCCGCTGCAGCCGAGGTCGACGGCTACCGGCCTTGTCTGCGTTGTCGTCCAGAACTCGCACCGGGCAATGCGAGCGTGGATGCGACCACACGCGTGGCACAGGCCGCGGCGAGCCTGATTGAGGATCGTGCGCTCGACTCCGACGGATTAGTAGGGATCGCATCCAGTCTCGGCATCACCGACCGGCATTTGCGACGAGTATTCAGCGCCGAGTTTGGCGTTTCGCCCGTTGAGTTTGCCCAGACACAGCGTCTGCTGCTTGCCAAGCGTTTGCTGGCCGATACCGGTTTGCCGGTCACCGAAGTCGCGTTCGCGAGTGGATTTGGGAGCTTGCGGCGCTTCAACGCGCTCTTCAGACAACGATATCGCCTCCAACCTGGACAGTTGCGCCGGCGCGTGAATGGTCGGGCAATGCCGGTTACCGATGCTCTGAGTTTCGAACTCAGTTATCGCCCGCCCTATGATTGGCCGGCCATGACGGCGTTTCTCGGTGCACGGGCGATTGACGGTGCTGAAATGCTTGACGGGCCCCGTTACCGGCGCACCGTGCGTGTGACATCGGAGGGCAAAGACCATGTCGGATGGATCGAGATCGGACCATCACCGAAGAAGCCGGCACTCCATGTCGCGGTCTCTTCATCGCTCGCCCGGGTTCTGCCGCCATTGCTTGCGCGCATCAAGACGCTCATGGATCTGTCCTGCAATCCGACGGAGGTTGCAGGCGTGTTGGGAAAGTTGGCGCAGCGTCCCGGTATCCGCGTCCCGGGTGCATTCGACGGATTTGAAATCGCGGTGCGTGCGATTATTGGACAACAAGTGACCGTTGCCGCGGCGCGGACCATCGTAGGTCGGTTCGCTGACGCGTTCGGGGATCCGCTCGAGACGCCGTTTGAGGCATTGACTGTGGTGTTTCCATCTGCGGCACGTGTGGCTGACGTGGCGGTCGGCCTCATCGCGCGTCTGGGGATGCCGGCGGCACGCGCACGCACGGTGATCACGCTCGCGCGTGCGGTCGCGGACGGTGGCCTCGTCCTGACGCCTCACGCAGATCTCGACGAAACGCTGGAGCATTTGCGCGCGCTGCCCGGCGTGGGGGAGTGGACGGCGCAGTACATCGCTATGCGGGCGCTTGCCTGGCCGGATGCATTTCCTCATACCGATCTCGGCGTCATGAAGGCGCTGAAGGAGAAAGATGTGCGCCGCGTGCTCGAAGCCGGTGAAGCCTGGCGGCCATGGCGCGCGTATGCCGTGATGCAGCTCTGGCATTCACTGACCAAGGAGTAA
- a CDS encoding methylated-DNA--[protein]-cysteine S-methyltransferase, with translation MPYYDYYQSPRGRMLLVADDHALTGVYFTGQKYHPRVDKEWKRAGRHAPLRQAKRELAEYFGGRRARFTVKVAPYGTPFQRAVWKAIASIRFGHTIAYAELAQRAGYPGSARAAGAATGRNPISIIVPCHRIVGSNGSLTGYAGGLTKKRALLALEAGSKLTCHTCETPSL, from the coding sequence ATGCCGTACTACGACTACTATCAGAGTCCCCGTGGACGCATGTTGCTGGTTGCCGATGACCACGCGCTGACGGGTGTCTATTTCACCGGACAGAAGTATCACCCTCGTGTCGACAAGGAGTGGAAACGAGCGGGGCGGCATGCGCCGTTACGCCAGGCGAAGCGCGAATTGGCCGAGTATTTCGGCGGCAGGCGGGCGCGCTTTACGGTCAAAGTCGCTCCGTACGGTACACCGTTCCAGCGCGCAGTGTGGAAGGCGATTGCAAGTATCAGATTCGGCCACACCATCGCGTATGCCGAATTGGCGCAGCGCGCAGGGTACCCCGGGAGTGCACGAGCAGCCGGTGCCGCCACCGGCCGCAATCCAATCAGCATCATCGTGCCCTGCCATCGCATCGTCGGCTCGAACGGTTCGCTCACCGGTTATGCCGGCGGTTTGACGAAAAAGCGCGCGCTCCTGGCCTTGGAAGCGGGGTCGAAGCTCACGTGCCATACGTGCGAGACACCCTCTCTGTGA
- a CDS encoding VOC family protein, which produces MAAKVNAIPAGYEGATPYLIINDAARALEFYGKAFGASEIMRIPTPDGKVGHAEIKIETAIVMLADEFPDMNCKSPHSLGGSPVSIMVYVQDVDAFVKRAVAAGAKVINPVEDKFYGDRSGSLEDPFGHHWHFATHVEDVPPDEMAKRAEAFKKQ; this is translated from the coding sequence ATGGCAGCGAAGGTGAACGCAATTCCAGCGGGCTATGAAGGCGCAACGCCGTATCTCATCATCAACGATGCAGCTCGGGCGCTTGAGTTTTATGGGAAAGCCTTCGGAGCTTCGGAAATCATGCGCATCCCGACCCCGGATGGAAAGGTCGGACATGCGGAGATCAAGATCGAGACTGCGATCGTCATGCTGGCCGACGAATTTCCGGACATGAATTGCAAGAGCCCTCACTCGCTTGGTGGCTCGCCGGTGAGCATCATGGTGTACGTGCAAGACGTGGATGCATTCGTGAAACGAGCCGTGGCGGCCGGCGCGAAAGTGATCAACCCGGTTGAGGATAAATTCTACGGTGACCGTTCCGGCAGCCTGGAAGATCCCTTCGGACATCACTGGCATTTCGCCACACATGTCGAAGATGTGCCGCCCGACGAGATGGCGAAACGAGCAGAAGCATTCAAGAAACAATAG
- a CDS encoding helix-turn-helix transcriptional regulator translates to MSIGPSLQAWRLSKNYSLTSLSDAAGISSALLEQIESGQMDPTISTLEALAGVLGIPPAWLFDDPRSFTQLFTDVDEGEQPDTSQTDPVTNRILAGSRTDRSLYVLLTTLMQAGDPKLLRAAEMSLRSLVKQSRQATVPWQQRPSGHFEPPSD, encoded by the coding sequence ATGTCGATCGGACCATCTCTCCAAGCGTGGAGACTCTCGAAAAATTACTCTCTCACATCGTTATCAGACGCAGCCGGCATTTCCTCAGCGCTCCTCGAACAAATTGAATCGGGCCAAATGGATCCGACCATCAGTACACTCGAAGCGCTCGCTGGTGTGCTTGGCATCCCTCCAGCTTGGCTATTCGACGACCCTCGGTCCTTTACACAGCTGTTCACAGACGTGGACGAGGGTGAACAACCGGACACTTCGCAGACCGATCCGGTGACCAATCGTATCTTGGCCGGATCGCGTACAGATCGATCCCTCTATGTTCTCCTGACGACGCTCATGCAAGCCGGCGATCCAAAACTCCTACGAGCCGCTGAAATGAGTTTGCGTAGTTTGGTGAAACAATCTCGGCAGGCAACCGTCCCCTGGCAGCAACGTCCCTCAGGCCACTTCGAACCCCCCAGCGACTAA
- a CDS encoding RNA methyltransferase produces MVDAVSHLLALTRAQSSLIRQLLRDKKTRSREGAFVVEGVKSCLDLISRHPQSIRSLIVSPRYLCVETDADRQTRAKLLGRQYMCPDAIFEKLTEVDVPQGMLAVIQQPRWDEAQVFTQSRVLGVYADRLQDPANVGAIIRTAAALNLSGVWLSADSADHLSPKVVRATAGTILSLPVFYTKDIRTFSSNGCDIYSALLPSADRVSIRTIRRVPRRLVIAVGNEGAGLAPDVVKASRVTFSIPLAQGVESLNVAATAAISAFYFSGLPLDSKITSEKPQRLV; encoded by the coding sequence ATGGTGGATGCAGTGTCGCATCTGCTGGCTCTGACCCGTGCGCAGAGCTCTCTGATCCGGCAACTTCTTCGGGACAAGAAAACCAGGTCGAGGGAAGGAGCTTTCGTCGTCGAAGGCGTCAAGTCTTGCCTCGATCTGATTTCTCGGCACCCACAATCTATTCGTAGCCTGATTGTATCTCCGCGTTACCTCTGTGTGGAAACTGACGCAGACCGGCAAACACGAGCCAAGTTGCTTGGTCGTCAGTATATGTGTCCGGACGCCATCTTTGAAAAGCTGACCGAGGTTGATGTACCACAAGGCATGCTGGCTGTTATCCAACAGCCTCGGTGGGATGAGGCACAGGTGTTCACCCAATCAAGAGTATTGGGAGTTTATGCGGACCGCCTACAAGATCCGGCGAATGTGGGAGCCATCATTAGGACAGCCGCGGCACTAAATCTGTCCGGGGTGTGGTTGAGTGCTGATTCCGCCGATCACTTGAGCCCCAAAGTCGTCCGTGCCACGGCCGGCACGATTCTCAGTCTCCCCGTTTTTTATACCAAGGACATTCGGACCTTCTCTTCGAACGGATGCGACATCTATTCGGCACTTTTGCCTTCGGCTGACAGAGTCTCGATCAGGACGATTCGGAGGGTTCCCCGCCGTCTCGTGATTGCCGTCGGAAACGAGGGAGCGGGGCTGGCACCGGACGTGGTGAAGGCCTCTCGGGTTACATTTTCTATCCCGCTGGCTCAAGGAGTGGAGTCGCTGAATGTTGCCGCAACGGCGGCGATCTCGGCGTTCTACTTCAGCGGGTTACCGCTCGACTCCAAGATCACATCCGAGAAACCGCAACGGTTGGTGTAG